In Penaeus monodon isolate SGIC_2016 chromosome 7, NSTDA_Pmon_1, whole genome shotgun sequence, the following are encoded in one genomic region:
- the LOC119575546 gene encoding uncharacterized protein LOC119575546, whose product MKSRESVEKEKKIGLCKKCVEIEDLYKANSPRIYDKIKELVGKKGISRKNINTVPKKIGTLECSKHRTINILSQLGEVLLRVIINRLRGKINERFSKEQYGFRKGKGTTNAIFA is encoded by the exons ATGAAATCAAGAGAAAgtgtagagaaagaaaagaagattggATTATGCAAAAAATGTGTTGAAATTGAAGATCTGTACAAAGCTAATTCACCAAGAATATATGATAAGATCAAGGAATTAGTAGGGAAGAAGGGGATCTCTAGGAAGAATATCAATACAG TTCCAAAGAAAATAGGTACCTTAGAATGCTCTAAACACAGAACCATCAACATTTTGAGTCAACTTGGTGAAGTATTGTTAAGAGTTATAATAAACAGATTGAGAGGAAAGATCAATGAAAGATTCTCGAAGGAACAGTATGGGtttagaaaagggaaaggtaCCACTAATGCAATATTTGCTTAA